CATTTACTATTTATACTTAGCCTGCTGCTGCCGCAAGATCGGCTGCAGGTGTTTAGACATTTGTGTTGTTTGCAAGGCTGCATATCAGAATTATCTTTAACTTCAAGGGATAATCAAAACAGTCTAAATCAAAACATAGAAAGTGGTGGATAATATTGAATAAGAAAAATCATAGCTGTTTTGCAAAAACAACCTCGTTTATGCTGAGTCTAGTACTTTTTCTGTTCTATTTCTGGACAATACCGGTTTGGGCAATAATGTTACCGACAATAACAACTCAGCCGGCATCTCAGGCGGTGACAGTCGGTCAACCAGCAAGCTTCAGTGTTACGGCAACAGGGACAGCCCCCTTAAGCTACCAGTGGCAGAGAAATGGAAGTGACATTAGTGGAGAAACATCAGCAACCTTGAATATACCGAATGTTCAAGGAACTAATACCGGAAGCTACACAGTAGTGGTTCGCGATTCAGCGGGCAGCAGTGTGACAAGTAATGCAGCAAGCTTGACGGCAATAGATATTACTTCCTTGGGTTTTTCTTATTTTAATGGCGTCGCGGTAGACAGCAGTGGGAAGATCTACGTTGTAGACTTTAATAATAACGCCATCAAGAGAATGGATGCCGACGGAACAAACATCGTCACCCTAGGCTCGGGTTTTTCTAATCCTAAAGGCGTCGCGGTAGACAGCAGTGGGAAGATCTACGTTGTAGACTATGGTAATAACGCCATCAAGAGAATGGATGCCGACGGAACAAACATTGTCACCCTGGGCTCGGGTTTTTCTAATCCTAATGGCGTCGCGGTAGACAGCAGCGGGAAGATCTACGTTGCAGACTCTAGTAATAACGCCATCAAGAGAATGGATGCCGACGGAACAAACATCGTCACCCTAGGCACGGGCTTTTCCACTCCTAATGGCGTCGCGGTAGACAGCAGTGGGAAGATCTACGTTGCAGACACCAATAATAATGCCATCAAGAGAATGGATGCCGACGGAACAAACATCGTCACCCTCGGCTCGGGTTTTTCTTATCCTAATGGCGTCGCGGTAGACAGCAGTGGGAAGATCTACGTTGCAGACTCTGGTCATGGCGCCATCAAGAGAATGGATGCCGACGGAACAAACATCGTCACCCTAGGCACGGGTTTTTCCAATCCTAATGGCGTCGCGGTAGACAGCAGTGGGAAAATCTATGTTTCAGACCCTGGTAATGGCGCCATCAAGAGAATGGATGCCGACGGAACAAACATCGTCACCCTAGGTTCGGGTTTTTCCAGTCCTGAAGGCGTCGCGGTAGACAGCAGTGGGAAGATCTACGTTACAGACTCTGGTCATAGCGCCATCAAGAGAATGGATGCCGACGGAACAAACATCGTCACCCTAGGTTCGGGTTTTTCCAGACCTTTTGGCGTCGCGGTGGACAGCAGTGGGAAAATCTACGTTGGAGACTTGGATAATAATGCCATCAAGAGAATGGATGCCGACGGAACAAACATCGTCACCCTAGGTTCGGGTTTTTCCAGTCCTGCTGGCGTCGCGGTAGACAGCAGTGGGAAAATCTACGTTGCAGACTTTGGTAATAGCGCCATCAAGAGAATGGATGCCGACGGAACAAACATCGTCACCCTAGGCACGGGTTTTTCCGGTCCTGCTGGCGTCGCGGTAGACAGCAGTGGGAAGATCTACGTTGCAGACTTAGGTAATAGCACCATCAAGAGAATGGATGCCGACGGAACAAACATCGTCACCCTAGGTTCGGGTTTTTCCAGTCCTGATGGCGTCGCGGTAGACAGCAATGGGAAGATCTACGTTGCAGACTTTGGTAATAGCGCCATCAAGAGAATGGATGCCGACGGAACAAACATCGTCACCCTAGGCACGGGTTTTTTCAATCCTAATGGCGTCGCGGCAGACAGCAGTGGGAAGATCTACGTTGCAGACTCTGCTAATAATTCCGTTAAGAAAATTCAGACAATCTATGGCGTGACTTACGATGGCAACGGAAGCGACGGAGGTAGTGTGCCGACTGATGTCACCAACTATGTTTATGGACAAAGTGTGACAGTCGTAGGTAATACCGGAAACCTTGTGAAAACCGGCTCCACCTTTGCTGGGTGGAATACAGCTACAACTGGCAGCGCCATAAGTTATCAGCCAGGGGACACATTCCCTATGGGGGCAGACAGTGTCACACTGTATGCGCAGTGGAACGTAACCAAAACCCTTGTGAGCATCACCACCCCGTCAGCGATCACCGGCGTGGCCAACGGCACAGCCAAAACAGCATCTGTGCTGGGGCTTCCCGCAACGGTAACATTAGTCACGGATAATGGCAATGTTCAGGCGAATGTGAACTGGGATGTGAGCAGCAGCTCTTATGACCCAAGCAACACCGCCGAGCAGACCTTCACGGTGAACGGTGCTGTGACGCTCCCGTCCGGAGTGGTGAATCCGAACAGCGTTGCTTTAACAACCAGTATCAGCGTGACCGTCGCTGCAGCCGCCATCACTGATAAAACCCTTGTGAGCATCACCACCCCGTCAGCGATCACCGGCGTGGCCAACGGCACAGCCCAAACAGCCTCTGCGCTGGGGCTTCCCGCAACGGTAACGTTAGTAACGGATAACGGGAATGTGCAGGCAAATGTAAACTGGGATGTAAGCAGCAGCTCCTATGACCCAAGCAATACCGCCGCACAGACCTTCACGGTGGACGGTGCTGTAACGCTCCCATCCGGAGTAGTGAATCCGAACAGCGTTGCTTTAACAAGCAGTATCAGCGTGACCGTTAATGCAGCACAGGCCCCAACCTATGGTCTCACCATCACTGCCGGTACCGGAGGAACCATTACGGCAGGCAGCAGCGGTGATTATGCGGCAGGAGCCGTCATCAGCCTTACGGCTGCCGCAAACTCCAACTATAGCTTTAACGGCTGGACATCCTCGAACGGGGGAACCTTTGCCAACGTAAACAGCGCAAGTACAACCTTCACAATGCCCGCGGGGGCAACTGTCATCACGGCTGCCTTTACTTATAACGGGGGTAGTGGAGGCGGAAACGGTGGAGGAAGTTCATCAGGCGGCGGAAGCGCATCAAGTGGAGGAACTACCGTTACCGGAAATGTCATAGACGGAACGACGGGTGCTAATGTTTCCAATCTGACGGCTACCGTAACTACCGATAGTAATGGAAATTATTCTGTTGCTATGAAGGCAGATCAAACTGTAACCTTCCAAGAACCTGACGGAACTAAGAGTTCGTTAAGCGATCTGACAAAAGTGAGCTATGTATCAGCTTCAGGCACATCGGTAAC
This Desulfosporosinus orientis DSM 765 DNA region includes the following protein-coding sequences:
- a CDS encoding cell wall-binding repeat-containing protein; this encodes MNKKNHSCFAKTTSFMLSLVLFLFYFWTIPVWAIMLPTITTQPASQAVTVGQPASFSVTATGTAPLSYQWQRNGSDISGETSATLNIPNVQGTNTGSYTVVVRDSAGSSVTSNAASLTAIDITSLGFSYFNGVAVDSSGKIYVVDFNNNAIKRMDADGTNIVTLGSGFSNPKGVAVDSSGKIYVVDYGNNAIKRMDADGTNIVTLGSGFSNPNGVAVDSSGKIYVADSSNNAIKRMDADGTNIVTLGTGFSTPNGVAVDSSGKIYVADTNNNAIKRMDADGTNIVTLGSGFSYPNGVAVDSSGKIYVADSGHGAIKRMDADGTNIVTLGTGFSNPNGVAVDSSGKIYVSDPGNGAIKRMDADGTNIVTLGSGFSSPEGVAVDSSGKIYVTDSGHSAIKRMDADGTNIVTLGSGFSRPFGVAVDSSGKIYVGDLDNNAIKRMDADGTNIVTLGSGFSSPAGVAVDSSGKIYVADFGNSAIKRMDADGTNIVTLGTGFSGPAGVAVDSSGKIYVADLGNSTIKRMDADGTNIVTLGSGFSSPDGVAVDSNGKIYVADFGNSAIKRMDADGTNIVTLGTGFFNPNGVAADSSGKIYVADSANNSVKKIQTIYGVTYDGNGSDGGSVPTDVTNYVYGQSVTVVGNTGNLVKTGSTFAGWNTATTGSAISYQPGDTFPMGADSVTLYAQWNVTKTLVSITTPSAITGVANGTAKTASVLGLPATVTLVTDNGNVQANVNWDVSSSSYDPSNTAEQTFTVNGAVTLPSGVVNPNSVALTTSISVTVAAAAITDKTLVSITTPSAITGVANGTAQTASALGLPATVTLVTDNGNVQANVNWDVSSSSYDPSNTAAQTFTVDGAVTLPSGVVNPNSVALTSSISVTVNAAQAPTYGLTITAGTGGTITAGSSGDYAAGAVISLTAAANSNYSFNGWTSSNGGTFANVNSASTTFTMPAGATVITAAFTYNGGSGGGNGGGSSSGGGSASSGGTTVTGNVIDGTTGANVSNLTATVTTDSNGNYSVAMKADQTVTFQEPDGTKSSLSDLTKVSYVSASGTSVTVSADGTINFASLAKGTDNQYKITYNLGNGQTITLATLDITVSSNGTVSVKCTLIDPYGIITDAATGKPIAGVNVTLYYANTERNKSNGKTPDTLVTLPGIDGFKPNNNQNPQTSDAKGAYGFMVFPDTDYYIVAAKDGYEQYTSPTISVGQDIVHWDFKMSAPITGVNRLAGQSQVDTALAIAKANYSGTLSSVVLATAENYPDALAGSVLAYKLNAPILLVGSSEADQAKVLDYMKSNLAPSGNVYILGGIAVVSAEMEAKIKADGFNRITRLGGTDRYETCVKIADQLQVKSGTPLVLAYGENYPDALSVSSIAAEMQYPILLVQKDGLSDAVKNEIAAVKPTKVYIIGGEGVISSTIESQVAQITSLDKAKIVRIAGADRYETSLAVAQYFNLSGQSVCIATGNNFPDALAGSVYASNHNAPIILADGSLSNQAMNYLKGKKLTGTVIFGGEAVVSKDIEHQLGQLMGN